From Aspergillus luchuensis IFO 4308 DNA, chromosome 2, nearly complete sequence:
CGCGAGATCGAGAATCCACCGCGTGCTGCACGCAGCTCTGACGTGGTTTGCCAACAGAGCAGTTAGAGACAAGCCCCCGTTCTAAATCCAGTATCTCTGCACGTTCTCAGAACAGCTAAAAATCATGTCGTCGACCTCTCCCTCGAAGGAACCGGAGGTGGAACCCGAAGTTCAATCGGGTGAAGACCAGGAACAAATGGATAAGGACCAACACGACACTCAGGCGCAGGGTCAGGGAGAGTTCGAGGTGAAGGAGCAGGATAGATGGCTGCCAATTGCAAATGGTTAGTTGCGTTCCCTTGcagctttctctttttcctgATTTGCGCGTACCTTACGTTTATCTGCTGGTCAACCGCCTCTTGCCCTACTATGATGGttcacccacccccctcaaccGCACACCCCCGTTGCCTTTATTTGATCCTAACCGCCAGTCCTTTTGTATGTTTTGTGACTTGAGTTTTCATGGCTTGGATAACGCCTCTCCGTGCTCTTCCCTCATTCGTCTCTTGGTTGTTCGCACATTCCCCATCATATAAGCCCGCCTACCCTCCTAATGTCTGGAAGTAAAAGACGCCTGATCACTTCATTCACTCCTGCGACCCCCGCATATATCACAGTTGATACCATGTCAGGATACTAATGTTGCAAATTAAGTGGCCCGTATCATGAAGCTGGCTTTGCCTGAAAATGCCAAAATCGCAAAGGAGGCCAAGGAATGTATGCAAGAATGTGTGAGCGAGTTTATCTCATTCATCACTAGCGAAGGTTGGTGCGACCACACCTACTCTTCAAGCTCTTTCACTGACGGAGTCTTACCCATTTGTCCGTAGCCTCCGAGAAATGCCAGCAGGAAAAGCGCAAGACCGTCAACGGGGAGGACATCCTATTCGCCATGACCTCCCTCGGGTTTGAAAACTATGCAGAGGCCCTTAAGATTTACCTGTCCAAGTATCGCGAGGTGAGACCTGTGCAACCGTCCCCAATCATGCTGCCTTTCTTCGTAACAGGCGACATTGAGTTTCATGACGTATCCGGACGCTAATTATTCCTCTAGACCCAATCCGCAAGAGGCGAGCACCAGAACCGTCCAACAAGCAGTGGATATGGTGCTGGTGCGCCCGTAGGGGCCCCCGGGCCTGCCGGTCCTGGTGGCCGTCCAATGGGACCTGGTGCAGGGTTtcctgatgctgctgatagCGCCAACAATATCATGAACCAAAGCTTGGACCCGTCTGAGCAGGACACTTCCGCTTATGGCTACCCCCCGATGGTCGGCCAGCCGCACAACGGCACCACCGGTGAATCTTATTAGTATGCTACTGTGCGGGAGAACCATCCGCTGGACTTGACGACTATCCTGCAGCAAGGGTCTTCTTCGGAATCGGACAAGCAGAGACTCGAACATCAGCCTCCCTTCACCCCTGCAGAGGCTGGATGCCCCTCGTCTCCAGCATGAAAGGCGGCTGGGATCACAGGCCCAAGCGACGAACGTTTCCGGATGTTACTCCCTGTACAGCGATCCTAATTACGCGGTACGATACAATGGGTTACTTACGGGATATTAACGGAACGAACACGAATCAAGCAATACGACAGGAACAACGGAGCCGAGAGATAGTTTGTTTTTCCCCGCTGATTTGGTTTATTTTTGCTTCTgattcttcatcttcttttctacaATCGGCTGGAGCATCAGTACCAGCCGACCTGCCAGGCCCACCTTGGCATCTCAGTCACCTTCCAATGACCAAAGCAATTCACCTCTCAACATCAAGCCAACCAAGAAGAGGTTACCCAAATATTCTCATGCTTACGAGTACTATATTCATCTGCGCGTTATGGTTGACCAGAGAAAAAGGGGTACCCACACCCGATCGATTGCTAGGGGCCAGTTACATGTAATTATTGTCTGAGTTGAGTATCTATTATTtgcgtgtgtatgtgtgtctTTGTCATTATTTATTGCAGAGTATGGGATACTGTtcagaaggaggaagaagaagaagaagaagaagaagacaacagGAACCTGACAAATAGAACACGGATTGGACTTCACTGTCCCTGACAGCCAAAAAAAATTATCACGTGGTTGCATTTCAAACCGTACAGTAGAAGCCAAGTCTTATGGTTACCGCTAGATAATTCCTTGTACGACGGAAAATAGTTCATGAATGAGCTTGCGCGGTGTAACCTGAATCCCCCTAATTACGTACGTGTTCAAGAGAAGAACGGGCTAGCTTTCCATCACAAATAAACAACGGGACGATCGATAGAAATGAACAAAAATAACgagatgtcatcatcatagtcatcatcatagGAATAGAATGCAAATCTAACCAAACCAGAAGGAAAATAATACCACGACTCGCTAAAATAACAGGAAAGCAACCACAGATCCAGACATCTGCGGTACGAGATATTCATCCATGCATCCACCCTCCATCTAACAGAAGATCCGACATCGGAGTCTCCTGCCAGTAGATCTGACGCCATTCATCCTCTAACTCGGGAAGTCCTTCCATGGCCATTGGTAGCACGGGTTGGTCCAGATccgtgaaggagaagagtTGGCGCCAGTCGAGGGATTCGCGGGGCGCGTCGGCGTCGATTGCGTCGACGACGGGGGTCATGGTGGCGgagggtgggggtggggggatcCAGGCgtcgagatgatgatggtgaggttgttgttggggctGAGGTTgagggtggttgtggtgtggGCTTGTTGGGAGGTGGTTCGTGGAGGAGTCTGGGGTGGGGACTTCGAAGGGAAGGGGGCGGTCTgtggggtttgggttgggggttcgTGATGTTTGCATTGTTGTGGGtgcggaggtggatgtggaagtAGTGGAGTGTAGGGTGGTTTTGAGTTGGTCTTGAGGGTTGCTGAAGCGGCGGGGTGGTCGTTCGCTGGTGGCCATTCGGAGGTCTTCTTGGAGGCGTCTGGAGTCTTCGAAAAGGCGAAGGATGGTGTTGGCGTGAAACCAGTAGCTTGCTAGTTCGCGGAGGGAGTAGGAGGCTGAGTCGAAGCGGCGGAGAGCGTTGATTGCTAGGACGGGGTTGGAGAAGCGGAGTTCGACGCGGACTTGGATCATGGCTGTGAAGAGGGTGTGGACGCCGGAGTACCACAGGAACTTGAGGCGGTCGTTTAATCGGAGTTCTTCGAAGATTGAGGTGATgactcctgcagctgcactgCAGATTTCGGCGTCGTGTGGGCCGTAGTCGTCTGAGTAGGCGGATGCTCGGGGGTGTGGGCgatggaggaggatcagGAAGTTGTTGTAGGTGAGATGGAGCATGGCGGACCAGGGGTCCATGTCGGATGCTCGGAGACGTAATTTATCGGGCAGTTTCAGAGACCAATTGGCAAGGGCTTCGTCGGCTTCGAGGAGGACGGCTTTGCGGCGCTCTGGACTCACTCGTAGTCCGAAGCGGCTTCGAACGATGTACGAGATCATCACTGAGAGTTCAGAGAAATGGATCACATAGTCGGATTGAACACGAGGTCCGCAGCCTTCAAAGTCGGAGATTGTCAATGGAGACACATCGGAGTCTTCGAGATTGCTGTGTATAAAGTCAGCAACCAattggaagggagaggagggggtatCTGCTCACATTGCCTGCGGTCGACCATAGGAAAGTGATACCATAACGTCGAATTGCACTATGATGTACCATAGCCTCCTCCACATTCGGCGATCACGAGAGACAAACCGGCTGGAGATAGGGTTTCGGTGCATTCCAAGACCAGTAGCAATCCTGGCAGCTACACCCACCCAATAGTGCGCATTCGctgcgacatcatcatcggcaccaTCTGAGTGCCAAGTCAAGAGGAGGGCAGCTTGCACCAGGATATCGCGATTACGCTCAATACGGGAATCAAACAGCCACTTAGCACGACGGAAGAAAATGTCCTTGAGGGCATCGCGTTCTGCTTTGGGACGAGTGACATGGGCTCCCACCAGTAGGATGGCTTGTAGCAGCAGAATTGGGGGAGGATCAGCGGGGTCTCGATTGCGATACTGCGCCATGAACAGGTCCTCGTCAATAATAGGATACCCCGGGTTGACGTGGTCGAAGTAAGCTTGCACCAGCTCATCTGCTAGGGCCGGTTCAGGCAAAGTGAGAGCATCCATGAGCAGCTGATCATGCCCGGTCCTTAACTGTCGTCGCGGAATCTCATTGCCTGCAAAGTGATACACGTCGTCATCCTTGTCACGTTGCTGACGGATCAAGAAAGACATGTTCGACAGCTCATGGCCCACATATATAGCTCGCACACCCCGACGAATCTCCCGACTGCCCgattcttcctcatcgattAGCTTCACTAGTCGTTTCTCCAAATCCGCATGCGAGTCTGATTCGGCCGAGACATCTGGGCCCGGAGGACGGTTATATGTTGGAGAGTCTGAAGTAGACCCGGCGCCATtatggggagggtgttgattAACATTATGATTAAGCGTTTGATGAAGGTTATGTAGGCTTGAGGTGGGAGGTGCGACAGGCGTTGTCACTTCCGGCTGGACGCCgcggaaggtggtggtgaaagCGTCAGGCGGGGTTGTAGCCGTGAGGGGCAAAGAATGTCTGTGTGTAGGctcagaagaagcaggaggtgGTCGACAGCGGATTGGAACAGGGTCAAGGATTGATCGCACAGCCAgacgcttcttcttttcgtgAATGCGACAGTCCGTCTTTCCCGCGGAACGGCAATTGGAGCATGGGAGGCCGACGATGCGGGCATCGCATCGGACTTTGCGCCGATGGCAGTGGACGCAGGCCGCGGAGCCTAGATAGACAGTTTCATTAGAACCATGAGAAGAATAGCAGATATATGCAGAGTCCTTGATGACATTGCAGAGCGTACCTGACTTGCGCTTAGTCACCCCATTCCCGGCGGGTGGATGACTGCTGTGCGCTGCGGAGGTCATTGCCGAAACATCGACACAGATTCAAGGGTCCGGAGACTCGCTAATTCGTCATCCCTTATCCGAGAGATCTGAGGGATAGAGCATAAGGTCAGATCAGGACATGATCTACCCACGAACAGCAGGATTGGAGAGGAGAATGAAGCAgacggaaagaagaagaaggagaaggaggaggagaaatggCAGacatgaagaggagaaaaggcGGGAAACTCGAATTGCTTCGCTCGGCATGGTTGTGATTGGTCGATAATGGGCAATCGGGTGGGGCCCGACCAGGGCGGGTCTGGGGGAGTCACGTGGCGGGGTGCTGATCGATTCCATTGAATTTAGTCAGCCCTTCgatgctttttctcctcgtcttctggaAGCCTGTCATTGCCCGCCGTTTGAATGCTACCATCCTGCCCATGGTTAGTTTAAAGCATACCTATCTAGGTTACTACTCAGGCCCAGGACCCCTCCCATTATCCTGCCCTGCATCTGTGTGACAGCCGGTGTCTTCCTCCGTGCGCTTATCCACCATGGGATCCACTCCTGGCGTCAGCTCCGTTATCAGTCCGCCTATCgtccattccttccctctcaCTGGACCGTTGGTGAAATTCCTTATCAACATACTACATTCTCGAGATAAAGTGTTTGACAAAATTATACGGCTAACTGGATCCATGGTACTCACACCGGATTCTTCTGCATTGCACAGGTCCTGAATTCACGCCAATTCGCACTCTATCAAGCTCTCCACTCCCTTTTCCACCGTCCAGATCTTGACTACTTTCAACCCCGCCAATTCAATCGATGTAGTCCAGTGCTTCTCCGTCCGTTCCCCCGAGGCAATTGAcatcatgatcatgtcaAGGCTTGTCGTCTCGAAATGTGCGTCGAGACTGGGGACAACATACTCGTTGATCAACAGCTTACTGTACCCCGGTTTCATGGCTGGGATAAGGTTGGACAGGATCTGACCGCACACATCATCAGGCCAGTCATGTAGAACCGAATGCATATAGTACACCCGTGCTCCTGAACCTTGTCAGCCctattcatcaatcatcaaaagCAACTGTTTCAAGCCATACCTTTCACCGGCTGCTCCGTAAAGAAATTATGCGCCATTGGGTCAATGGACACATGCACGTCCTTCACAGTTTCTATAACCTGAGGGAGGTCCTGTACCACAAGACGCCCAGGCACTTCCGGCCACTTGCGACGGAATTCAGACACATCGTGCCCGGTGCTACCACCCACATCAACCAAGAAGACGTCCTTTTCACTCAGCTCAGTACCCTCAATTAACCGCTCCTGGACTGGATAGAATCCCTTGTCCATCCAGCTTGGTCGTCCCTGATGGTACGCCGACATGTGGTTGCCGAATTGTTTGGCAAGGGTAGGGTTCTTCTGTACCAATTCGAAGAAGTGTTCGTCGACACGCTGTCCCAGCTGATATGGGGACTTGGTGGGGTCGGTTGGATTGCGGAATCCGTTTTGTTTAAGGAAGGCTGGGATAGCGTAGATACCTGGGTATAACCAACCTGAGCTGGGGTTTGCAAAAATAATGTTAGTACCTTGACCTTTTCATTGGCACCCTGGGTGTCACCTACAGGGCAGGGAAAGCATCTCCATATCGCTCCACACTGAGTGTGATCGAGAGGTTCGTCGCAATGTACTCGTCCGGTCCCGCTTCAGTGATTACGTTCATAGATGCCAGATGCTTCATGATGCGCGCTGGGAGGTGTAAGTACATCACAACTCGTCCTGAGAAATACATCCCAGAATTGCAAGTAGATTAGTGAATACTTACACAACAAGATCGGATCACTCTGTGTAGTCACCGCAAGCTCTGCGACAGACTTGGGCTTGTTTCGAGATAACTCGCTGAACACACCCATAGCGAGGGCCGTTTCGATAGCAGCGTGCAGAGTAGCCTACAGCAGAAACCGGTCGTTAGATCTCAGCCAGCATACATATCGCAAAGCATTTCTTTAAAATCCAACTGAAAGACTAGACTTACTGTAGTCCAGCACTGTCTAACAATCGCTTCTCGCGGGGTCTCCAGCGCATTCGCTAGGGCTCTCGCAGCATCTCGCAGTCTTAGTCTTTCTTGTGAATCCTCCAGAGAGATGGATTTGTGGGATGCGATCTGGTCAATGAGAGCCGGAACAGCCTCTGGTGCACTTGGTGAAATGGCAATCGTGTCCACGCTCACGTTCGATGTGGACGGCACATGGCCGTTGGACTGGGTGCCTTTCGTATGGTGTCCATTGGTGTGATCTCCGTTGTTATAATGTTCAATGACCGTTGAGCCGTTTTTGTGAGGCATTTTGTGATTATTTTGGGTATGCTTCGGTGTGAGTTACTGGGGCTATGCAAGAATGTCTATTTGAGTGGCGCCTTCTACTACTTAATATGGGTCGGCAGCCAGACGGAATGAGCAGCCTATGTAGGCTTCTCGCCTTGCGCGCTTCTATAGCACTACAATATAGCCCGCACTAGAATACTTTACTTATGGTACTTAGAGCAATATAGTTAGCCTCTATTCCCTTCCCTGCCCACCGAGGATTTAAATCAAGGAGACAAGCCTGATACTGCTGCAACCTCCACTGGTCATTTATCTCGCTTCTGCCCACTGTGGCGGCCTGCAGTAG
This genomic window contains:
- a CDS encoding nuclear transcription factor Y subunit beta (COG:K;~EggNog:ENOG410PJGV;~InterPro:IPR003958,IPR009072,IPR003956,IPR027113;~PFAM:PF00125,PF00808;~go_component: GO:0005634 - nucleus [Evidence IEA];~go_component: GO:0016602 - CCAAT-binding factor complex [Evidence IEA];~go_function: GO:0001228 - DNA-binding transcription activator activity, RNA polymerase II-specific [Evidence IEA];~go_function: GO:0043565 - sequence-specific DNA binding [Evidence IEA];~go_function: GO:0046982 - protein heterodimerization activity [Evidence IEA];~go_process: GO:0006355 - regulation of transcription, DNA-templated [Evidence IEA]); this translates as MSSTSPSKEPEVEPEVQSGEDQEQMDKDQHDTQAQGQGEFEVKEQDRWLPIANVARIMKLALPENAKIAKEAKECMQECVSEFISFITSEASEKCQQEKRKTVNGEDILFAMTSLGFENYAEALKIYLSKYRETQSARGEHQNRPTSSGYGAGAPVGAPGPAGPGGRPMGPGAGFPDAADSANNIMNQSLDPSEQDTSAYGYPPMVGQPHNGTTGESY
- a CDS encoding uncharacterized protein (COG:K;~EggNog:ENOG410PJYV;~InterPro:IPR036864,IPR007219,IPR001138;~PFAM:PF00172,PF04082;~go_function: GO:0000981 - DNA-binding transcription factor activity, RNA polymerase II-specific [Evidence IEA];~go_function: GO:0003677 - DNA binding [Evidence IEA];~go_function: GO:0008270 - zinc ion binding [Evidence IEA];~go_process: GO:0006351 - transcription, DNA-templated [Evidence IEA];~go_process: GO:0006355 - regulation of transcription, DNA-templated [Evidence IEA]), encoding MTSAAHSSHPPAGNGVTKRKSGSAACVHCHRRKVRCDARIVGLPCSNCRSAGKTDCRIHEKKKRLAVRSILDPVPIRCRPPPASSEPTHRHSLPLTATTPPDAFTTTFRGVQPEVTTPVAPPTSSLHNLHQTLNHNVNQHPPHNGAGSTSDSPTYNRPPGPDVSAESDSHADLEKRLVKLIDEEESGSREIRRGVRAIYVGHELSNMSFLIRQQRDKDDDVYHFAGNEIPRRQLRTGHDQLLMDALTLPEPALADELVQAYFDHVNPGYPIIDEDLFMAQYRNRDPADPPPILLLQAILLVGAHVTRPKAERDALKDIFFRRAKWLFDSRIERNRDILVQAALLLTWHSDGADDDVAANAHYWVGVAARIATGLGMHRNPISSRFVSRDRRMWRRLWYIIVQFDVMVSLSYGRPQAINLEDSDVSPLTISDFEGCGPRVQSDYVIHFSELSVMISYIVRSRFGLRVSPERRKAVLLEADEALANWSLKLPDKLRLRASDMDPWSAMLHLTYNNFLILLHRPHPRASAYSDDYGPHDAEICSAAAGVITSIFEELRLNDRLKFLWYSGVHTLFTAMIQVRVELRFSNPVLAINALRRFDSASYSLRELASYWFHANTILRLFEDSRRLQEDLRMATSERPPRRFSNPQDQLKTTLHSTTSTSTSAPTTMQTSRTPNPNPTDRPLPFEVPTPDSSTNHLPTSPHHNHPQPQPQQQPHHHHLDAWIPPPPPSATMTPVVDAIDADAPRESLDWRQLFSFTDLDQPVLPMAMEGLPELEDEWRQIYWQETPMSDLLLDGGWMHG
- a CDS encoding uncharacterized protein (COG:S;~EggNog:ENOG410PKUF;~InterPro:IPR001077,IPR036388,IPR016461,IPR029063, IPR036390;~PFAM:PF00891;~go_function: GO:0008168 - methyltransferase activity [Evidence IEA];~go_function: GO:0008171 - O-methyltransferase activity [Evidence IEA]) yields the protein MPHKNGSTVIEHYNNGDHTNGHHTKGTQSNGHVPSTSNVSVDTIAISPSAPEAVPALIDQIASHKSISLEDSQERLRLRDAARALANALETPREAIVRQCWTTATLHAAIETALAMGVFSELSRNKPKSVAELAVTTQSDPILLSRIMKHLASMNVITEAGPDEYIATNLSITLSVERYGDAFPALSGWLYPGIYAIPAFLKQNGFRNPTDPTKSPYQLGQRVDEHFFELVQKNPTLAKQFGNHMSAYHQGRPSWMDKGFYPVQERLIEGTELSEKDVFLVDVGGSTGHDVSEFRRKWPEVPGRLVVQDLPQVIETVKDVHVSIDPMAHNFFTEQPVKGARVYYMHSVLHDWPDDVCGQILSNLIPAMKPGYSKLLINEYVVPSLDAHFETTSLDMIMMSIASGERTEKHWTTSIELAGLKVVKIWTVEKGVESLIECELA